One window of Canis lupus baileyi chromosome 21, mCanLup2.hap1, whole genome shotgun sequence genomic DNA carries:
- the MYBPC3 gene encoding myosin-binding protein C, cardiac-type: protein MPEPGKKPVSAFSKKPRSAEVAAGSPAVFEAETERSGVKVRWQRGGSDISASDKYGLAAEGTRHTLTVRDVGPADQGSYAVIAGSSKVKFDLKVIEAEKAETVPGPASVPAPAPAPAEAPGAPGEALASATEEKGGSSSPEGSSSAAPDGSGAPDDPIGLFVMRPQDGEVTAGGSITFSARVAGASLLKPPTVKWFKGKWVDLSSKAGQHLQLHSSYDRTSKVYLFELHITDAQPTSAGGYRCEVSTKDKFDSCNFNLTVHEAVGPGDLDLRSAFRRTSLAGSGRRISDSHEDAGTLDFSSLLKKRDSRLEAPAEEDVWEILRQASPSEYERIAFQHGVTDLRGMLKRLKGMKRDEKKSTAFQKKLEPAYQVSKGHKIRLTVELADPDADVKWLKNGQEIQMSGRYIFESVGAKRTLTISQCSLADDAAYQCVVGGEKCSTELFVKEPPVLITRPLEDQLVMVGQRVEFECEVSEEGAQVKWLKDGVELTREETFKYRFKKDGQRHHLIINEATLEDAGHYALRTSGGQALAELIVQEKKLEVYQSIADLTVGAKDQAVFKCEVSDENVRGVWLKNGKELVPDSRIKVSHIGRVHKLTIDDVTPADEADYSFVPEGFACNLSAKLHFMEVKIDFVPRQEPPKIHLDCPGRKPDTIVVVAGNKLRLDVPISGDPAPTVIWQKTITQKNKVPAGPAPDASGDAAASDEWVFDKKLLCETEGRVRVETTKDRSIFTVEGAEKEDEGVYVVTVKNPVGEDQVNLTVKVIDVPDAPAAPKISNVGEDSCTVQWEPPAYDGGQPVLGYILERKKKKSYRWMRLNFDLLRELSHEARRMIEGVVYEMRVYAVNAIGMSRPSPASQPFMPIGPPSEPTHLAVEDVTDTTVSLKWRPPERAGAGGLDGYSVEYCREDCSEWVTALQGLTEHTAVLVKDLPTGARLQFRVRAHNMAGPGAPVTTQEPVTVQEILQRPRLQLPRHLRQTIQRKVGEPVNLLIPFQGKPRPQVTWTKEGQPLAGEEVSIRNSPTDTILFIRAAHRAHSGTYQVMLRIENMEDKATLVLQIVDKPSPPQDIRVAEAWGFNVALEWKPPQDYGNTEIWGYTVQKADTKTMEWFTVLEHYRRTHCVVSELIIGNGYYFRVFSHNMVGPSDKAATTKEPVFIPRPGITYEPPSYKALDFSEAPSFTRPLVNRSVIAGYNATLCCAVRGSPKPKISWFKNGLDLGKDARFRMFSKQGVLTLEIRKPCPFDGGIYVCRAINLQGEAQCECRLEVRGGWGDMGGSRRGNTRVPRPPSPLQCLSDLAGSLAMARCNRMPMAHGPGTWKDAGQATFLLLSVCAQVCILGWGWGGSIHRAVPLR, encoded by the exons ATGCCTGAGCCAGGGAAGAAGCCAG tctcagcCTTCAGCAAGAAGCCGAGGTCGGCGGAGGTGGCCGCCGGCAGCCCTGCTGTGTTTGAGGCCGAGACCGAGCGATCAGGAGTAAAGGTGCGCTGGCAGCGGGGGGGCAGTGACATCAGCGCCAGTGACAAGTATGGCCTGGCAGCCGAGGGCACAAGGCACACTCTGACAGTGCGGGACGTGGGCCCTGCCGACCAGGGGTCCTACGCAGTCATCGCCGGCTCCTCCAAGGTCAAGTTTGACCTCAAGGTCATAGAAGCGG agaaggcagagactgtGCCGGGCCCTgcttctgtccctgcccctgcccctgctcctgctgaGGCTCCCGGAGCCCCCGgagaagccctagcctcagccaCTGAGGAGAAAGGAGGCTCCTCAAGTCCCGAAG GGTCGAGCTCGGCAGCCCCTGATGGCTCCGGTGCCCCTGATGACCCCATCGGCCTCTTTGTGATGCGGCCACAGGACGGTGAAGTGACAGCAG GTGGCAGTATCACCTTCTCAGCACGTGTGGCCGGAGCCAGCCTCCTGAAGCCACCCACGGTCAAGTGGTTCAAAGGCAAGTGGGTGGATCTGAGCAGCAAAGCCGGCCAGCACCTGCAGCTGCACAGCAGCTATGACAGGACCAGCAAG GTCTACCTGTTTGAGTTGCACATTACAGATGCCCAGCCTACCTCTGCGGGCGGCTACCGCTGTGAGGTGTCCACCAAGGACAAGTTTGACAGCTGCAACTTCAATCTCACTGTCCACG AGGCTGTTGGCCCGGGAGACCTGGACCTCAGATCAGCTTTCCGCCGCAC gagcctGGCTGGCAGTGGTCGGCGTATCAG TGACAGCCACGAGGACGCAGGAACCCTGGACTTCAGCTCGCTGCTGAAGAAGAG GGACTCCAGGCTGGAGGCACCAGCCGAGGAGGACGTGTGGGAGATCCTGCGGCAGGCGTCGCCGTCCGAGTACGAGCGCATCGCCTTCCAGCACGGCGTCACCGACCTGCGTGGCATGCTCAAGAGGCTCAAGGGCATGAAGCGGGATGAGAAGAAGAGCACAG CCTTTCAGAAGAAGCTGGAGCCGGCCTACCAGGTGAGCAAGGGCCACAAGATCCGGCTGACTGTGGAGCTGGCCGACCCCGACGCTGACGTCAAGTGGCTTAAGAATGGACAGGAGATCCAGATGAGCGGCAG GTACATCTTTGAGTCCGTCGGGGCCAAGCGCACGCTGACCATCAGCCAGTGCTCGCTGGCGGACGACGCGGCCTACCAGTGCGTGGTGGGCGGGGAGAAGTGCAGCACCGAGCTCTTCGTCAAAG AGCCCCCCGTGCTGATCACTCGGCCCCTGGAAGACCAGCTGGTGATGGTGGGACAGCGGGTGGAGTTTGAGTGTGAGGTGTCCGAGGAGGGGGCCCAGGTCAAATG GCTGAAGGATGGGGTGGAGCTGACCAGGGAGGAGACCTTCAAATACCGGTTCAAGAAGGATGGCCAGAGACACCACTTGATCATCAACGAGGCGACGCTGGAGGACGCCGGGCACTACGCGCTGCGCACCAGTGGCGGCCAGGCGCTGGCCGAGCTCATCgtgcagg AGAAGAAGCTAGAGGTGTACCAGAGCATTGCGGACCTGACGGTGGGCGCGAAGGACCAGGCGGTGTTCAAGTGTGAGGTGTCCGACGAGAATGTGCGGGGCGTGTGGCTGAAGAACGGGAAGGAGCTGGTGCCTGATAGCCGCATAAAGGTGTCCCACATAGGGCG AGTCCACAAACTGACCATTGACGACGTCACGCCTGCGGACGAGGCTGACTACAGCTTTGTGCCTGAAGGCTTTGCCTGCAACCTGTCGGCCAAGCTACACTTCATGG AGGTCAAGATCGACTTCGTGCCCAGGCAGG aacCTCCCAAGATCCACCTGGACTGCCCGGGCCGCAAGCCAGACACTATCGTGGTTGTGGCTGGGAACAAGCTACGCCTGGATGTCCCTATCTCTGGGGACCCTGCTCCCACTGTAATTTGGCAGAAGACCATCACACAG AAGAACAAGGTCCCAGCAGGGCCAGCGCCTGATGCCTCGGGGGATGCCGCTGCCAGTGACGAGTGGGTGTTTGACAAGAAG CTGCTGTGTGAGACCGAGGGCCGGGTCCGTGTGGAGACCACCAAGGACCGCAGCATCTTCACTGTGGAGGGGGCCGAGAAGGAAGACGAGGGTGTCTATGTCGTCACGGTGAAGAACCCCGTGGGCGAGGACCAGGTCAACCTCACAGTCAAGGTCATCG ATGTGCCGGATGCTCCTGCGGCCCCCAAGATCAGCAACGTGGGCGAGGACTCCTGCACCGTGCAGTGGGAGCCCCCAGCCTACGACGGTGGCCAGCCGGTCCTGG GCTACATCCTGGAGCGCAAGAAGAAGAAGAGCTACCGGTGGATGCGGCTCAACTTCGACCTGCTGCGGGAGCTGAGCCATGAGGCCCGGCGCATGATTGAGGGTGTGGTGTACGAGATGCGAGTCTACGCGGTCAACGCCATCGGCATGTCCAGGCCtagccctgcctcccagcccttcaTGCCAATCG GCCCCCCGAGCGAGCCCACCCACCTGGCGGTGGAGGACGTGACGGACACCACCGTGTCCCTCAAGTGGAGGCCCCCGGAgcgcgcgggcgcgggcggcctGGACGGCTACAGCGTGGAGTACTGCCGGGAGGACT GCTCCGAGTGGGTGACGGCCCTGCAGGGGCTGACGGAGCACACGGCGGTGCTGGTGAAGGACCTGCCCACGGGGGCCCGGCTGCAGTTCCGGGTGCGCGCCCACAACATGGCAGGGCCCGGAGCCCCCGTCACCACCCAGGAGCCCGTGACGGTGCAGGAGATACTGC AGCGGCCCCGGCTCCAGTTGCCCAGGCACCTGCGCCAGACCATCCAGAGAAAGGTTGGGGAGCCCGTGAACCTCCTCATTCCTTTCCAG GGCAAGCCCCGGCCTCAGGTGACCTGGACCaaagaggggcagcccctggCAGGCGAGGAGGTGAGCATCCGCAACAGCCCCACGGACACCATCCTGTTCATCCGGGCTGCCCACCGTGCCCACTCTGGCACCTACCAGGTGATGTTGCGGATCGAGAACATGGAAGACAAGGCCACGCTGGTCCTGCAGATCGTTG ACAAGCCAAGCCCTCCCCAGGATATTCGGGTCGCCGAAGCCTGGGGTTTCAATGTGGCTCTGGAGTGGAAGCCACCCCAGGATTATGGCAACACAGAAATCTGGGGTTACACAGTACAGAAAGCCGACACGAAGACCATG GAGTGGTTCACTGTCCTAGAGCATTACCGCCGCACTCACTGCGTGGTGTCAGAGCTCATCATTGGCAACGGCTACTACTTCCGGGTCTTCAGCCACAACATGGTGGGGCCCAGTGACAAAGCCGCCACCACCAAGGAGCCTGTCTTTATCCCCAGACCAG GCATCACGTACGAGCCACCCAGCTATAAGGCCCTGGACTTCTCGGAGGCCCCGAGCTTCACCCGCCCCCTGGTGAACCGCTCAGTCATCGCTGGCTACAATGCTACCCTCTGCTGTGCTGTGCGGGGTAGCCCCAAG CCCAAGATTTCCTGGTTCAAGAATGGCCTGGATCTGGGGAAGGATGCCCGCTTCCGCATGTTCAGCAAGCAGGGAGTGTTGACCCTGGAGATTAGAAAGCCCTGTCCCTTTGACGGGGGCATCTATGTCTGTAGGGCTATCAACTTACAAGGCGAGGCACAGTGTGAGTGCCGCCTGGAAGTACGAG GAGGCTGGGGGGACATGGGTGGTTCCAGGAGGGGAAACACACGTGTGCCACGGCCTCCTTCTCCCCTGCAGTGCCTCAGTGACCTGGCTGGCTCCCTGGCGATGGCCAG GTGCAACAGGATGCCGATGGCCCACGGCCCGGGAACCTGGAAGGACGCTGGACAAGCCACCTTCCTGCtgttgagtgtgtgtgcacaagtgtgtatcttggggtggggctgggggggaaGCATCCATAGGGCAGTGCCCTTAAGATAA
- the SPI1 gene encoding transcription factor PU.1 isoform X2, translating to MLQACKMEGFPLVPPPSEDLVPYDTDLYQRQTHEYYPYLSSDGESHSDHYWDFHPHHVHSEFESFAENHFTELQSVQPPQLQQLYRHMELEQMHVLDTPMAPSHAGIGHQVSYLPRMCLPYPSLSPAQPSSDEEEGERQSPPLEVSDGEADGLEPGPGLLHGETGSKKKIRLYQFLLDLLRSGDMKDSIWWVDKDKGTFQFSSKHKEALAHRWGIQKGNRKKMTYQKMARALRNYGKTGEVKKVKKKLTYQFSGEVLGRGSLAERRHPPH from the exons ATGTTACAGGCGTGCAAAATGGAAGGGTTTCCCCTCGTCCCCCCT CCATCGGAAGACCTGGTTCCCTATGACACAGACCTGTACCAGCGCCAAACGCACGAATACTACCCCTATCTCAGCAGTGATGGAGAGAGCCACAGCG ACCATTACTGGGACTTCCACCCACACCACGTGCACAGTGAGTTCGAGAGCTTCGCCGAGAACCACTTCACGGAGCTGCAGAGCGTGCAGCCCCCCCAGCTGCAGCAGCTCTACCGCCACATGGAGCTGGAGCAGATGCACGTGCTCGACACCCCCATGGCTCCGAGCCACGCGGGCATCGGCCACCAG GTCTCCTATCTACCCCGGATGTGCCTCCCATACCCCTCTCTGTCCCCGGCCCAGCCTAGCTCGGATGAGGAGGAAGGCGAGAGGCAGAGTCCCCCGCTGGAGGTGTCTGATGGGGAGGCTGATGGCCTGGAGCCAGGGCCTGGCCTCTTGCACGGGGAGACAG GCAGCAAAAAGAAGATCCGTCTGTATCAGTTCCTGCTCGACCTGCTTCGCAGCGGAGACATGAAGGACAGCATCTGGTGGGTGGACAAGGACAAGGGCACCTTCCAGTTCTCGTCCAAGCACAAGGAGGCGCTCGCACACCGCTGGGGCATCCAGAAGGGGAACCGCAAGAAGATGACCTACCAGAAGATGGCCCGCGCCCTGCGCAACTACGGCAAGACGGGGGAGGTCAAGAAGGTCAAGAAGAAGCTCACCTACCAGTTCAGCGGGGAGGTGCTGGGCCGCGGGAGCCTGGCCGAGCGGCGCCACCCGCCCCACTGA
- the SPI1 gene encoding transcription factor PU.1 isoform X1, which yields MLQACKMEGFPLVPPQPSEDLVPYDTDLYQRQTHEYYPYLSSDGESHSDHYWDFHPHHVHSEFESFAENHFTELQSVQPPQLQQLYRHMELEQMHVLDTPMAPSHAGIGHQVSYLPRMCLPYPSLSPAQPSSDEEEGERQSPPLEVSDGEADGLEPGPGLLHGETGSKKKIRLYQFLLDLLRSGDMKDSIWWVDKDKGTFQFSSKHKEALAHRWGIQKGNRKKMTYQKMARALRNYGKTGEVKKVKKKLTYQFSGEVLGRGSLAERRHPPH from the exons ATGTTACAGGCGTGCAAAATGGAAGGGTTTCCCCTCGTCCCCCCT CAGCCATCGGAAGACCTGGTTCCCTATGACACAGACCTGTACCAGCGCCAAACGCACGAATACTACCCCTATCTCAGCAGTGATGGAGAGAGCCACAGCG ACCATTACTGGGACTTCCACCCACACCACGTGCACAGTGAGTTCGAGAGCTTCGCCGAGAACCACTTCACGGAGCTGCAGAGCGTGCAGCCCCCCCAGCTGCAGCAGCTCTACCGCCACATGGAGCTGGAGCAGATGCACGTGCTCGACACCCCCATGGCTCCGAGCCACGCGGGCATCGGCCACCAG GTCTCCTATCTACCCCGGATGTGCCTCCCATACCCCTCTCTGTCCCCGGCCCAGCCTAGCTCGGATGAGGAGGAAGGCGAGAGGCAGAGTCCCCCGCTGGAGGTGTCTGATGGGGAGGCTGATGGCCTGGAGCCAGGGCCTGGCCTCTTGCACGGGGAGACAG GCAGCAAAAAGAAGATCCGTCTGTATCAGTTCCTGCTCGACCTGCTTCGCAGCGGAGACATGAAGGACAGCATCTGGTGGGTGGACAAGGACAAGGGCACCTTCCAGTTCTCGTCCAAGCACAAGGAGGCGCTCGCACACCGCTGGGGCATCCAGAAGGGGAACCGCAAGAAGATGACCTACCAGAAGATGGCCCGCGCCCTGCGCAACTACGGCAAGACGGGGGAGGTCAAGAAGGTCAAGAAGAAGCTCACCTACCAGTTCAGCGGGGAGGTGCTGGGCCGCGGGAGCCTGGCCGAGCGGCGCCACCCGCCCCACTGA